The following coding sequences lie in one Drosophila bipectinata strain 14024-0381.07 chromosome XR, DbipHiC1v2, whole genome shotgun sequence genomic window:
- the Twdlalpha gene encoding secreted protein C, whose product MRLFVTLCTLAALSQAKPQGYNYGSGLSGSLTTTTSGGGSSGGFLTAPSHSQNSVASYGPLGAFQSASVGSLVGSSTYQAPQTVTHYTSGGGSGHGASYSTGSSSNYGGGSNYGSGATSGGSSFTGFGPSPNIGFGALSGYQAPSYQQQQEQEVQRGFQEPLIHKQFFTVAAPEEHENLERTKHLVIGRPQKNYRVVFIKAPSSSNANVKLSAEYAPKEEKTVIYVLSKKDNQLEVNDIATPAPTVPSKPEVFFIKYKTDAEASHAQQQIQAEYDRIEGTSEHQDGGVAPAQSVVGILDSGAIGAASSGSSQYVSGTSGSTQYVSGGTGSTGGSYTTGTSGSTGGSYTTSVTGGTSGGATIVAHKNAQSATYLPPNGK is encoded by the exons ATGCGTCTGTTTGTG ACCCTTTGCACTCTCGCGGCTCTCAGCCAGGCCAAGCCCCAGGGCTATAACTATGGCAGCGGTCTCTCCGGCTCCCTTACCACCACCACTTCCGGCGGCGGAAGCAGCGGCGGCTTCCTGACTGCCCCTAGCCACTCCCAGAACTCGGTGGCCTCCTATGGACCCCTCGGCGCCTTCCAAAGCGCCAGCGTGGGCTCCCTGGTGGGCAGCTCCACCTACCAGGCTCCCCAGACCGTCACCCACTACACCAGCGGTGGGGGCAGCGGTCATGGCGCCAGCTACTCCACTGGCTCCTCCTCCAACTATGGTGGCGGCTCCAACTATGGCAGCGGCGCCACTTCCGGCGGTAGCTCCTTCACCGGCTTCGGGCCCTCGCCCAACATCGGATTCGGCGCCCTGTCCGGCTACCAGGCACCCAgctaccagcagcagcaggagcaggaggtgCAGCGCGGCTTCCAGGAGCCCCTCATCCACAAGCAGTTCTTCACCGTGGCCGCTCCCGAGGAGCACGAGAACCTGGAGAGGACTAAGCACCTGGTGATCGGACGCCCCCAGAAGAACTACCGCGTCGTCTTCATCAAGGCCCCATCTTCCAGCAACGCCAACGTCAAGCTCTCCGCCGAGTACGCTCCCAAGGAGGAGAAGACCGTCATCTACGTGCTCAGCAAGAAGGACAACCAGCTGGAGGTCAACGACATTGCCACCCCCGCTCCCACCGTGCCCAGCAAGCCCGAGGTCTTCTTCATCAAGTACAAGACCGACGCGGAGGCCTCCCACGCCCAGCAGCAGATTCAGG CCGAGTACGACAGAATCGAGGGAACCTCGGAGCACCAGGACGGTGGAGTGGCTCCCGCCCAGTCGGTGGTTGGAATCCTGGACAGTGGTGCTATTGGTGCCGCCAGCTCTGGCAGCTCTCAGTACGTGTCTGGCACCTCGGGCAGCACTCAGTACGTCTCGGGCGGCACTGGATCTACTGGCGGCTCCTACACCACCGGCACCTCTGGATCCACTGGTGGCTCTTACACCACCTCGGTCACCGGCGGCACCTCCGGCGGCGCCACCATTGTGGCCCACAAGAACGCCCAGAGTGCCACCTATCTGCCACCCAACGGCAAATAG